The Rhodanobacteraceae bacterium genomic sequence GGGATAGTGGCTGACCAACTCGCGCTGCCAGCGCTCGCGCAACTTCTTCTGGTTGATCGGCTGGCTGGCCTTGATCCCGCCGTGTTCGTCGGTACCGTGCGAGACACCCTCGTAGTGGACAACCTTCGAGAACGGCGTGTAGTACACCTTCATTCCAGCCGCACGCACCTTGAACGCCAGATCGGAATCCTCGCAGTACGCCGGCACGTAGGCCTCGTCGAACCCGCCCATCTGCTCGAAAAGCGCCTTCGGGATCAGCAGCGAAGCACCCGAACAATAGTCGGTTTCACGCACGTAGTTGAAACACGGCTCTTCCGGGTCCGCGAGGCGGCCGAAGTTCCACGCGCTGGCATCGTTCCAGATGATGCCGCCCGCTTCCTGCAACCGGCCATCGGGATAGACGAGCTTGGAGCCGACCATGCCGCAATCGGGGAAACGCCGGAACACGTCGAGCATCGCATCCAGCCAACCGTCGGTGACCTCGGTGTCGTTGTTGAGGAAGTACAGGTATTTGCCGCGCGCCATGCCGGCGGCGCGATTGCACGAACGCAGGAAGCCGAAGTTTTGCGGATTGACTGCATAGCGCAAGCCGGGTACCTGACCGAGCACTTCCATGTCGGCGTCCCCCGAGGCGTCTTCCACCACCAGCACTTCGCAGGACACGATCGGTGGATGGGCAGCAATGGAACGCAGGCAAGTGGCGGTGACGGCGAGCTTGCCGTAGGTCGGAATGATGATCGTGACTTCCGGAGTGTCGTGGACGGGGAAGACCAATCCGGCCACCGCCGCCTGCCTTGTAACCTCCGCCATCCGACCCGGCTCGCCCCGCCCATCCGGAAGCGTCGCCGCATCGGGTAGCGCAGCCACGGGCAATGGGCGGGACCGCCATCGCGGTTGTCGCAAACGCGTACGGAAACCGCTGAAGTTGCCTCGCAGCAGCATGGCGAGACCCCGCAGCGGACGCGTCAGGCGCCACGACCGCGAGTGCATGATCAGCTGCAGCAAATGCTCCCGGGCCGCAAGTTCGCTGGCCAAGTTGTCGAGGCGGGCGCGCGTACGCGTTTGTTGATCCTGCATCACCACCAGCTGCCGACGGCTTTCCTGCAATTCGCGATCCAGCGATTGCGCCCACGCCACCGCCTGCTCGTGATCGGCCACCGTGCGTGCGTGCTGTTCGCGCAGTTCAGATAGCTCAATGGCCTGCTGCTGCGCCCACGCCACCGTCTTTTCATGATCAGCCACTGTCCGCGCGTGTCGTATTTGCAACTCGGCAAGCTCCGTGTCCAGTTGCCTGGCCCAATCTCCGCGGGCGTCCAATTCCTTTTGCAGTCGCGCCTGGGCAAACTCGCCCTCAAGCGTGGCTCGCGTGCGCTCACCGGCGAGTTCATTGATCAATCCGGCATCACGGTGCAACGCCCGGTCAAGCCTGTCCGACAAGCCCGCGAGAATGGTCCAGACTTTGTCGCTGTCGGCAACCCGCATCTGGGCGTACGTTTCAGCGGCAAGCATGGCCAGAAAACCCTCCGGGGCCGAATCCCCGCGAGCATGGTGCCGTCCATCGCGATCCAGGAATGCGTCGATTTCGTTCTGCGCCCGATCCGGCTTTTGCGGCCAGCGGACTTGCAGGGCATCCGTCATGCGCGCGACGCTGCCCCGCCAATCGGCGAGCAGGTCCTCGTACGCAACCACGCAACGCGCATGACCGCGACTGGCGCGTTCGGCATCGATCAGATGGCGCAACCAAAGCAGGCGGGCGATTTCCGGCGTGCGCGCACCACTGCGCATCACCAGCGACGCCGCCACCTCCTCGGGGTGACGCACCACGACCACGAACGCCGAGCGTATGCCGCGTGCGTGCAACACCTCGCGCCACAAAGGCGCGGTCCGGCTCAGGCGCGGATCCTTGACCGCCCACAGTGACGACGCAGCAAACTCACGCTCCACGAGTTCTCTGATCGATACCCGTGCCCGCTGCGCGGGTACTGATCCCATCCAGTCCGGCGGCAAGGGGCGTATGTCGTCCCAGTGCCGGTCGAGGCCCGCAAGCAGGGACTCGTTGATCTCGACCGCGTCGAGGTTTTCCCAGAACCCCTTCGGGTTGTCGGGAGCGGACGCCATCAATCGGCTACCCAAGTCCAGACCCAGGATCTTGAGCACGCCCGCCGTGGCCGAGGTGCCGCTGCGGTGCATGCCCAACACCAGCACCGCCGTACTGGCCGGCTCCATCGTCGCGTCGGGTTCAACCAAGGGCTTGTTCAAGCTCGCCACGCAAGTCACGCAGATCCTCGACGCCCACCGACAACCGGATCAGGCCATCGCTGATGCCAAGCCGCTTGCGGTTGGCGGGCGGTACCGAGGCGTGGGTCATGATGGCGGGGTGCTCGATCAGGCTTTCGACGCCGCCGAGCGATTCGGCCAGCGAGAACAGATGGCAGCGTTCCAGCATGCGACGGGCTTTCTTCAGGCCGCCCTTCACCTCGATCGTGACGATACCGCCGCCGCCGTGCATCTGGCGGCGCGCCAGCGCGTGCTGCGGGTGCGATTTGAGGCCCGGGTAGATCACGCGTTCGACGGCGGGATGTTTTTCCAGCCACTTCGCGAGTTCCAGCGCGTTGGCGCAATGCGCCTGCATGCGCAGCGCGAGCGTCTTGAGCCCGCGCAGCGCGAGGAAGCTGTCGAACGGACCCGCGATGGCGCCCACCGAGTTCTGCAGGAAGGCCATGCGCTCGGCCAGCTCCTTCGTCGAAACGACGGCGACGCCGCCGACCATGTCGGAATGACCGTTGAGATATTTGGTCGCTGAATGCACCACGATGTCGGCACCGGATTCCAGCGGCCGCTGCACCATCGGCGAGCAGAAGGTGTTGTCCACCACCAGCAGCAAGCCGTGCTTTTTCGCGAACGCCGCGACCTTCTTCAGGTCCACCAGCTTCAGCATCGGATTGGTCGGCGTCTCGGCCCAGATCATCCGCGTGTCCGGCTTCAGCGCAGCCTTCAACGCCGCCGTGTCGTTCAAGTCGATGAAGCTGAAATCCAGCCCCGCGCTGCGCCGGCGCACGCGTTCGAACAGGCGATAGCTGCCGCCGTACAAATCATCCATCGCGATCACGTGGCTGCCGGAGTCGTTGAGTTCCAGCACCGTCGCGATCGCCGCCATGCCGGACGCGAAGGCAAAACCGGACACGCCGCCTTCGAGGTCGGCGACGCAACGCTCGTACGCGAAGCGCGTGGGATTGTGGGTGCGCGAATACTCGAAGCCCTTGTGCACGCCCGGACTCTGCTGCACGTAGGTCGAAGTCTGGTAGATCGGCGTCATCACCGCACCGGTCGAGGGATCGGGCGATTGGCCGGCGTGGATCACGCGGGTGGCGAGGGAAAGCGGCAACTTGTTCTTGTCGTTTGGCATGTTCAACGTAATCCCAGATATTTGATGATGTGACGTGCAAGCACGTCATCGATCTCTCGATGTCTTGGTATGGGTTGCTTTTGTCCCGTCTTGGGATTGCGCCAGATATCGTGGCGCCCGCCATGACGCATCAATTCGCAACCGCCTTCGGTTAATCTGCGCAGCAATTCATCGCGCTTCACAGCGCGATATCCAGCACCCGATAATCCGGAGGGACATCGTCCAGCAGTATTTCCCGGTACGCGTCCTTCAAATTTTCTTCAAGCTCCTCGAGCGTTTCGCCCTGGCTCATGATCTCCGGGTGATTGACCAGCTTTCCGAGCCAAAACTTCTCGCCCTTCCAGCACACGATGTTGAGGGTTACGTTCATGGCTCACCTCGCGGATTGTCTATTCTAATACCTGTAGCGATACGCCGAACCCTTCACTCGACAAACAGCAAGGTTGCAGCTGCAATCACGCCACGCGCCGCCGCAGGTAGTTCAACAGGTCGATGCGGGTGATGAGGCCAAGGAACTTCTCGCCGTCCATCACGATCGCGACGCGGCCATGTTCGAAGATCGGCAGCAGGTCCTCGATCGGCGCCTTGACGTCGAGCAACTGCAGGCTGGTGATCATCGCGGTCGAGACCGGATCGAGGAACTTCTTCTCGTCGCCGTACACGTGCAGCAGCAGGTCGGACTCGTCGATGATGCCGGCGATCCTTTCGCCGTCCATCACCGGCAGTTGCGAGACGTCGTACAGCTTCATGCGGTTGTAGGCCGTCACCAGCAGATCGGCGGGCGCCGCAACCACGGTGTCGCGCTGCGCATACGGGCGCATGATCAGGTCGCGCAGGTCATTGGTGGGCTGGCGGTCGAGGAAGCCGTTGTCCAGCATCCAGTAGTCGTTGTAGAGCTTGGACAGGTACTTGTTGCCGGTGTCGCACACCAGTGTCACCACGCGTTTGGGCTGCGTCTGTTCGCGGCAATAGCGCAACGCCGTGGCCAGCAGGGTGCCGGTGGACGAACCGCCCAGCACGCCTTCCTGTTTCAAGAGTTCGCGCGCGGTGAGAAAGCTTTCCTTGTCGCTGATCGAGTACGCCTTCCTGACGCGCCTGAAGTCGCTGATGGTCGGAAGGAAATCTTCGCCGATGCCTTCCACCATCCACGACGCGGTCTTCTTCGACAGCGTGCCTTCGTTGATGTATTGCGCCAGCACCGAACCAACCGGGTCGGCGAGAATGAATTCGGTCGCCGGCGACGCCTTGGCGAAATAGTGCGACAGGCCGGCCAGGGTGCCGGACGAGCCGCAGCCCACCACGATGGCATCGACGTTGCCATCCATTTGTTCGAGAATTTCAGGGCCGGTGGTGACTTCGTGCGCGGCGGGATTGTCGGGATTGCCGAACTGGTTGATGAAGTACGCGCCCGGCGTTTTCTCCGCGATGCTGGCGGCGAGATCCTGGTAATACTCGGGATGGCCCTTGGCGACGTCCGAGCGCGTCAGCACCACTTCCGCGCCCATTGCTTTCAGGTTGAAGATCTTCTCGCGGCTCATCTTGTCGGGCACGACCAGGATGAGCTTGTAGCCTTTCGCTTGCGCGACCAGCGCCAAGCCGAGGCCGGTGTTGCCGGCGGTGCCTTCGACCAGCGTCGCGCCGGGCTTGATCTTGCCCGTGCGCTCGGCGCCTTCGATCATCGACAGCCCGATGCGGTCCTTGACTGAACCGCCGGGATTGGCCGACTCCAGCTTCAGGAACAGCTCGCACAAGCCGGTGTCGAGGCGACGCACGCGCAACATCGGCGTGTGGCCGATCAATTCGAGGACGCTGTCGACGATCATGCAGGCAGGGTATTCAACCAGATCAAGGTGATGACAAATCGGTTTGCGTGTCACCCGCCATCATAGCCGATGCCTCGATGTCTTCCCGAATCACGTCGTGGCGGGAACGCAAGACCGGCATCGAGACTCTGCAACGACAAGTTCGGGTTGTACGCCGGGTCG encodes the following:
- a CDS encoding Cystathionine gamma-lyase codes for the protein MPNDKNKLPLSLATRVIHAGQSPDPSTGAVMTPIYQTSTYVQQSPGVHKGFEYSRTHNPTRFAYERCVADLEGGVSGFAFASGMAAIATVLELNDSGSHVIAMDDLYGGSYRLFERVRRRSAGLDFSFIDLNDTAALKAALKPDTRMIWAETPTNPMLKLVDLKKVAAFAKKHGLLLVVDNTFCSPMVQRPLESGADIVVHSATKYLNGHSDMVGGVAVVSTKELAERMAFLQNSVGAIAGPFDSFLALRGLKTLALRMQAHCANALELAKWLEKHPAVERVIYPGLKSHPQHALARRQMHGGGGIVTIEVKGGLKKARRMLERCHLFSLAESLGGVESLIEHPAIMTHASVPPANRKRLGISDGLIRLSVGVEDLRDLRGELEQALG
- a CDS encoding Cystathionine beta-synthase; amino-acid sequence: MIVDSVLELIGHTPMLRVRRLDTGLCELFLKLESANPGGSVKDRIGLSMIEGAERTGKIKPGATLVEGTAGNTGLGLALVAQAKGYKLILVVPDKMSREKIFNLKAMGAEVVLTRSDVAKGHPEYYQDLAASIAEKTPGAYFINQFGNPDNPAAHEVTTGPEILEQMDGNVDAIVVGCGSSGTLAGLSHYFAKASPATEFILADPVGSVLAQYINEGTLSKKTASWMVEGIGEDFLPTISDFRRVRKAYSISDKESFLTARELLKQEGVLGGSSTGTLLATALRYCREQTQPKRVVTLVCDTGNKYLSKLYNDYWMLDNGFLDRQPTNDLRDLIMRPYAQRDTVVAAPADLLVTAYNRMKLYDVSQLPVMDGERIAGIIDESDLLLHVYGDEKKFLDPVSTAMITSLQLLDVKAPIEDLLPIFEHGRVAIVMDGEKFLGLITRIDLLNYLRRRVA